One region of Gilliamella sp. ESL0405 genomic DNA includes:
- a CDS encoding aminoimidazole riboside kinase has protein sequence MNNTKVWSLGDAVIDLLPFGDMNYQACAGGAPANVAIGVAKLGLPSAFIGRVGNDPFGHFMEKTFKQYHVDCQSLEKDDNHRTSTVVVDLGDNGERSFTFLVSPSADQFLSKQALPNFNQDILHFCSLALVGHTCRQTLKTAIEDLTAKNGLISFDINLREQMWQDKDEMRTVITQFCHDADILKLSDEELFWLTESDDWHHALNKLTQHYNAPLKLITKGKDGSIVIWQGKRFSFDSYHVNSVDTTGAGDAFVSGLLSSIASSGMPEDKLMLESMMTIASACGALATTKKGALTALPDSAFLQSFIGDNPALTAKQMA, from the coding sequence ATGAATAACACAAAAGTCTGGTCGCTTGGGGATGCCGTTATAGATTTATTGCCATTTGGCGATATGAATTATCAAGCTTGCGCTGGTGGTGCGCCGGCTAATGTTGCTATTGGTGTTGCTAAATTGGGACTTCCTTCAGCGTTTATTGGCCGAGTCGGTAACGATCCATTTGGTCATTTTATGGAAAAGACATTCAAACAATACCATGTTGACTGTCAAAGCCTTGAAAAAGACGATAATCATAGAACAAGTACTGTTGTTGTAGATTTGGGTGATAATGGCGAACGTAGCTTTACTTTTTTAGTCTCTCCTTCGGCCGATCAATTTTTATCAAAACAAGCATTGCCTAATTTTAATCAAGATATCTTACATTTTTGTTCTCTTGCACTGGTGGGGCATACCTGCCGGCAAACGCTAAAAACTGCAATTGAAGATCTGACGGCCAAAAATGGGTTGATTAGCTTTGATATTAATTTGCGCGAACAGATGTGGCAAGATAAAGACGAAATGCGCACGGTTATTACGCAATTTTGCCATGATGCCGATATCCTTAAACTGTCTGATGAAGAGCTATTTTGGTTAACAGAAAGTGATGATTGGCATCATGCCTTAAATAAATTAACACAGCATTATAATGCTCCGCTTAAGTTAATAACTAAAGGAAAAGATGGCAGTATTGTTATATGGCAAGGTAAACGATTTTCTTTTGATTCCTATCATGTCAATAGTGTTGATACAACGGGCGCTGGGGATGCTTTTGTGTCAGGATTGTTAAGTAGCATTGCTTCATCAGGAATGCCCGAAGATAAATTAATGCTAGAAAGCATGATGACTATTGCCAGTGCCTGTGGTGCATTAGCAACAACCAAAAAAGGGGCGTTGACGGCGCTACCCGATAGCGCATTTTTACAATCATTTATTGGCGACAATCCAGCCTTAACCGCTAAACAAATGGCATAA
- a CDS encoding sugar O-acetyltransferase → MTEKEKMLAGLLYDPCINLLAKERLYAQDLCFQINQLSPLVEEQRQRLFQTLLGKTGKLFTIMPGFQCDYGYNIEIGENFFANFNCIMLDAAKITFGDNVLVAPKCGFYTSGHPLDSQIRNSGLEFAKPITIGNNVWIGGNVIVLPNVTIGDNTVIAAGSIVDRDIPSNVVAMGTPCRVYKTL, encoded by the coding sequence ATGACAGAAAAAGAAAAGATGCTCGCCGGTTTGTTATACGATCCCTGTATCAATTTACTGGCTAAAGAACGGCTTTATGCGCAAGATCTCTGCTTTCAAATTAATCAACTATCACCACTGGTTGAAGAGCAGCGACAACGATTATTTCAAACCCTGTTAGGAAAAACAGGAAAACTATTTACAATTATGCCCGGTTTTCAATGTGATTATGGCTACAATATTGAAATTGGAGAGAATTTTTTTGCTAATTTTAACTGCATCATGCTTGATGCGGCCAAAATTACATTCGGAGATAATGTCCTTGTCGCACCCAAATGCGGTTTTTATACCTCAGGTCACCCACTTGATAGCCAAATACGCAACAGTGGGCTTGAGTTTGCCAAACCGATTACGATCGGTAATAACGTTTGGATTGGTGGTAACGTAATTGTACTACCCAATGTGACTATCGGCGATAATACGGTTATTGCAGCTGGCAGTATTGTGGATCGAGATATTCCTTCAAATGTCGTTGCCATGGGCACGCCATGCCGAGTGTATAAAACGCTTTAA
- the ispC gene encoding 1-deoxy-D-xylulose-5-phosphate reductoisomerase translates to MKNIAILGSTGSIGCSTLAVIRQNPTLYKAYVLVGGANVAKMTEQCQEFKPKYVAMASKQAAQQLKANLANLKLNIEVLSGEQAMCDLAQLPEVNQVMAAIVGAAGLRPTLAAIKKGKRILLANKESLVTCGHLFMQAVKQYGAELLPVDSEHNAIFQSLPTAVQHDLGFANLTDHGIAKIVLTGSGGPFREIPLNQLTSVTPAQATLHPNWSMGKKISVDSATMMNKGLEYIEARWLFNASSEQMEIIVHPQSIIHSMVRYLDGSIIAELGVPDMCTPIAYSMSYPLRISSGVPALDFTQISSLTFNQPDFIRYPCLKLAIEACGEGQAATTALNAANEVAVEAFLQHKIGFMDIAKQVATTLDQLNFPEPATIDDVFIIDAWARAQCSKQIV, encoded by the coding sequence ATGAAAAATATCGCAATTTTAGGTTCAACAGGATCGATCGGCTGTAGCACGTTAGCCGTCATTCGGCAAAATCCAACTTTATACAAAGCTTATGTGCTAGTAGGTGGCGCTAATGTTGCAAAAATGACAGAGCAGTGTCAGGAGTTTAAACCAAAATATGTTGCTATGGCGAGCAAACAAGCAGCGCAGCAGCTTAAAGCAAATTTAGCTAACCTAAAATTGAATATAGAAGTACTGAGTGGTGAGCAAGCTATGTGTGATTTAGCACAGCTCCCCGAAGTTAACCAAGTTATGGCTGCAATTGTTGGTGCTGCGGGATTAAGGCCGACTCTTGCTGCAATTAAAAAAGGTAAACGCATTTTACTCGCTAATAAAGAGTCATTAGTCACTTGTGGGCATTTATTTATGCAAGCGGTGAAGCAATATGGCGCCGAGCTACTGCCGGTCGATAGTGAACATAATGCGATCTTTCAAAGTTTACCTACCGCAGTGCAACATGATCTTGGATTTGCTAATCTGACTGATCATGGTATCGCCAAAATTGTGTTAACAGGATCTGGCGGGCCTTTTCGGGAGATACCGTTAAATCAATTAACTTCAGTCACGCCTGCGCAAGCGACTTTACATCCTAACTGGTCAATGGGTAAAAAAATTTCTGTTGATTCGGCAACGATGATGAATAAAGGCTTGGAATATATTGAAGCTCGTTGGTTGTTTAATGCTAGTTCTGAGCAAATGGAGATTATTGTACATCCTCAATCGATTATTCACTCAATGGTTCGTTATCTAGATGGCAGTATTATTGCAGAATTAGGCGTGCCAGATATGTGTACGCCAATTGCTTATTCAATGTCTTATCCATTACGTATTTCATCCGGTGTACCTGCTTTAGATTTTACTCAAATCTCATCATTAACCTTCAATCAACCCGATTTTATTCGCTATCCATGCTTAAAATTAGCCATTGAGGCTTGTGGTGAAGGGCAAGCGGCAACAACAGCGCTTAACGCTGCCAATGAAGTGGCGGTTGAAGCATTTTTACAGCATAAAATTGGTTTTATGGATATTGCCAAACAGGTTGCAACCACGTTAGATCAACTTAATTTTCCGGAACCTGCCACTATTGATGATGTGTTCATTATTGATGCATGGGCTAGAGCACAATGTAGCAAACAGATAGTTTAA
- the deoR gene encoding DNA-binding transcriptional repressor DeoR produces METQPQKRVNALIEQLKTTDKIHLKQAAQMLAVSEMTIRRDLSNQSSCLAVLGGYVVNQARHTISQYFVSDQKDKHVDEKRYIGKLVSQFVDENDTIFFDCGTTMQFIIDEINDDIAFTAICYSLNAFLALQNKPKCKIILCGGQYQLNNAIFTNISSHNPLDFICPNKAFISAAGIDLTQGATCYHFDELNMKHQAMKKSNQNILIADHTKFNQVKPAFICNLDQFNLVMTDRAPDLGYVAYFEENNIGLIY; encoded by the coding sequence ATGGAAACGCAACCGCAAAAAAGAGTTAATGCACTTATTGAGCAATTAAAAACTACCGATAAAATTCATTTAAAGCAAGCAGCGCAAATGCTTGCTGTTTCTGAAATGACAATTCGTCGAGATCTTAGCAATCAATCATCATGTTTAGCTGTTTTAGGCGGTTATGTTGTTAACCAAGCACGCCATACCATATCGCAATATTTTGTTTCAGATCAAAAAGATAAACATGTAGATGAAAAGCGTTATATTGGCAAACTAGTTAGTCAATTTGTTGATGAGAACGATACTATTTTTTTTGATTGCGGTACAACCATGCAATTTATCATTGATGAAATTAATGATGATATTGCCTTTACTGCAATCTGCTATTCACTCAATGCCTTTCTAGCGTTACAAAACAAACCAAAATGTAAAATCATTTTATGCGGTGGGCAGTATCAGCTTAATAATGCAATTTTTACCAATATTAGTTCCCATAATCCGCTCGATTTTATCTGTCCAAATAAAGCTTTTATTTCGGCAGCAGGAATTGATCTCACTCAAGGTGCAACTTGTTACCATTTTGATGAACTGAATATGAAGCATCAGGCGATGAAAAAATCTAATCAAAATATTTTAATTGCCGATCATACTAAGTTTAATCAAGTTAAACCGGCTTTTATTTGTAACCTTGATCAGTTTAATTTGGTGATGACCGATAGAGCACCGGATTTAGGCTACGTCGCTTACTTTGAAGAAAATAACATTGGTTTAATTTATTAA
- the deoC gene encoding deoxyribose-phosphate aldolase has product MDYAKYIDHTLLAMNATEDQIRKLCEEAKQYHFYSVCVNSGYVPLVASLLKGSDVKVCSVVGFPLGAMLTSAKAFETEMAVKAGAEEIDMVINVGWLKSNDLTAVKEDIQAVFNACGSVPLKVILETCLLTKEEIVTVCTICKEIGVAFVKTSTGFSLSGATVEDVKLMRETVGDKMGVKASGGIRDRQTAEKMVQAGATRLGASAGIAIVSGDKASSSGY; this is encoded by the coding sequence ATGGATTATGCAAAGTATATTGATCATACTTTACTGGCGATGAATGCCACAGAAGATCAAATACGTAAACTTTGTGAAGAAGCAAAGCAGTATCATTTCTATTCTGTATGTGTTAATTCAGGCTATGTGCCTTTAGTCGCTAGCTTGCTTAAAGGTAGCGATGTAAAGGTTTGTTCAGTCGTTGGCTTTCCTTTAGGTGCTATGCTGACTTCTGCTAAAGCATTTGAGACTGAAATGGCAGTCAAAGCTGGCGCAGAAGAGATCGATATGGTTATCAATGTCGGCTGGCTAAAAAGCAATGATTTAACGGCGGTTAAAGAAGATATTCAAGCAGTATTTAATGCTTGTGGTTCAGTGCCGTTAAAAGTTATTTTAGAAACTTGCTTATTAACTAAAGAAGAAATCGTTACAGTTTGTACAATTTGTAAAGAAATTGGCGTTGCTTTTGTTAAAACTTCAACCGGTTTTAGCTTATCAGGGGCAACAGTTGAAGATGTTAAATTGATGCGCGAAACAGTCGGTGATAAAATGGGTGTTAAAGCATCAGGTGGCATTAGAGATCGTCAAACTGCTGAAAAAATGGTTCAAGCTGGTGCAACACGGTTAGGCGCTAGTGCTGGTATTGCAATTGTATCAGGCGATAAAGCATCATCTAGCGGCTATTAA
- the frr gene encoding ribosome recycling factor produces the protein MLNEIQKEAQARMEKSIEAFQNHISKVRTGRASPSLLDGIMVEYYGSPTPLRQLANVVAEDARTLAITVFDKSLTPMIEKAILTSDLGLNPASAGTVIRVPLPPLTEERRRDLTKIVRNEAEQGRVSIRNIRRDANDQIKALLKDKEISEDDERKSQDLIQKATDAAIKKLDAVLADKEKELMEF, from the coding sequence ATGTTAAACGAGATTCAAAAAGAAGCGCAAGCGCGCATGGAAAAAAGTATTGAGGCGTTTCAAAATCATATTTCTAAAGTTAGAACCGGGCGTGCTTCACCAAGCTTATTAGACGGAATTATGGTTGAATACTATGGTAGCCCAACACCACTACGTCAATTAGCTAATGTTGTTGCTGAAGATGCAAGAACGCTGGCTATTACGGTGTTTGATAAATCATTAACGCCAATGATTGAAAAAGCAATTTTAACTTCTGATTTAGGGCTTAACCCTGCTTCAGCCGGGACAGTTATTCGAGTACCTTTGCCACCGTTAACTGAAGAACGTCGCCGTGATTTAACTAAAATAGTTCGTAATGAGGCAGAACAAGGTCGTGTGTCAATTCGTAATATTCGTCGTGATGCCAACGATCAAATCAAAGCTTTGTTAAAAGATAAAGAAATCTCAGAAGATGATGAACGTAAATCACAAGATTTAATTCAAAAAGCAACAGATGCAGCTATCAAAAAATTAGATGCAGTGCTTGCAGATAAAGAAAAAGAGTTAATGGAATTTTAA
- the pyrH gene encoding UMP kinase, translated as MVTPFYKRILLKLSGEALQGDEGFGIDPTVLDRMAQEIKELIEMNVQVAVVIGGGNLFRGAGLAKAGMNRVVGDHMGMLATVMNGLAMRDALHRIEVNARLMSAIPLNGVCDDYRWTEAISLLRHGKVVILSAGTGNPFFTTDSAACLRGIEIEADVVLKATKVDGVYSADPVKDPNATLYKTLNYEKVLDDELKVMDLAAFTLARDHNLPICVFNMNKSGALRRVILGEQEGTLINNQATVSC; from the coding sequence ATGGTAACCCCTTTCTATAAACGTATTCTTCTTAAACTCAGTGGCGAAGCACTACAAGGCGATGAAGGTTTTGGTATTGATCCAACCGTTCTTGACCGCATGGCGCAAGAAATCAAAGAACTTATCGAAATGAATGTTCAAGTTGCTGTTGTTATTGGGGGCGGTAATCTATTTCGTGGTGCAGGCCTTGCTAAAGCGGGTATGAATCGTGTCGTTGGTGATCACATGGGAATGTTAGCAACGGTGATGAATGGACTTGCCATGCGTGATGCGCTGCATCGAATTGAAGTTAATGCACGTTTAATGTCGGCAATACCATTAAATGGTGTGTGTGATGACTACCGTTGGACTGAAGCAATTAGCTTACTTCGCCATGGTAAAGTCGTTATTCTTTCTGCCGGGACAGGTAACCCATTTTTTACAACTGATTCTGCCGCTTGCTTACGTGGTATCGAGATTGAAGCAGATGTTGTTTTAAAAGCAACCAAAGTTGATGGGGTATATTCAGCCGATCCTGTTAAAGATCCTAATGCAACACTATATAAAACATTAAATTATGAAAAAGTGTTAGATGATGAATTAAAAGTCATGGATTTAGCAGCGTTTACTTTAGCTCGTGATCATAACCTGCCTATTTGTGTATTTAATATGAATAAATCAGGAGCATTACGCCGAGTCATCTTAGGTGAACAAGAAGGAACATTAATTAATAATCAGGCTACAGTTAGCTGTTAG
- the tsf gene encoding translation elongation factor Ts has protein sequence MAEVTASMVKELRERTGAGMMECKKALVEANGDIDLAIDNMRKSGQAKAAKKAGRVAAEGVIISKISADKKSGVILEINCETDFVAKDAGFIAFSEKVATAALNDHITDLAALQAKFEEERTALVAKIGENIGIRRVQEITGDVVGSYQHGARIGVLVAANSGCDEELVKHIAMHIAASKPEYVDPSDVPADVVEHERNIQIDIAMQSGKPREIAEKMVEGRMRKFTGEVSLTGQPFVMDPSKTVGDLLAEKKATIATFIRFEVGEGIEKVEVDFAAEVAAMSKQS, from the coding sequence ATGGCTGAAGTTACCGCTTCTATGGTAAAAGAACTGCGTGAAAGAACAGGCGCAGGCATGATGGAATGTAAAAAAGCATTAGTTGAAGCTAATGGCGATATCGATCTTGCTATCGATAATATGCGTAAATCAGGTCAAGCAAAAGCAGCTAAAAAAGCTGGTCGTGTTGCTGCTGAAGGTGTGATTATTTCTAAAATTTCTGCTGATAAAAAATCAGGTGTTATTCTAGAAATCAACTGTGAAACTGACTTTGTTGCTAAAGATGCAGGTTTTATCGCATTTAGTGAAAAAGTAGCAACTGCGGCATTAAATGATCACATTACTGATCTTGCTGCTTTACAAGCAAAATTTGAAGAAGAGCGTACTGCTTTAGTTGCTAAAATTGGTGAAAATATCGGTATTCGTCGTGTTCAAGAGATCACTGGTGATGTTGTTGGTAGTTACCAACACGGTGCACGTATCGGTGTATTAGTTGCGGCAAACAGTGGCTGTGATGAAGAATTAGTGAAACATATTGCAATGCACATCGCTGCAAGCAAACCAGAATATGTTGATCCAAGTGATGTTCCGGCTGATGTTGTTGAACATGAACGTAATATTCAAATCGATATTGCAATGCAGTCAGGTAAACCACGTGAAATCGCAGAAAAAATGGTTGAAGGCCGTATGCGTAAATTCACTGGTGAAGTATCACTTACTGGTCAACCATTTGTTATGGATCCAAGCAAAACTGTTGGTGATTTACTTGCAGAGAAAAAAGCGACAATTGCTACATTTATCCGCTTTGAAGTGGGTGAAGGCATCGAAAAAGTCGAAGTTGATTTTGCAGCTGAAGTTGCTGCGATGTCGAAACAATCTTAA
- the rpsB gene encoding 30S ribosomal protein S2, with translation MTTVSMRDMLQAGVHFGHQTRYWNPKMKPFIFGARNKVHIINLEKTVPLFNEALAELNKIAARKGKILFVGTKRAASEAIKQAAESCGQYYVNHRWLGGMLTNWKTVRQSIKRLKDLETQASDGTFDKLTKKEALMRAREMAKLENSLGGIKNMGGLPDVIFVIGADHEHIAIKEANNLGIPVIAVVDTNSDPDGIDYIVPGNDDAIRAIQLYANAVAEAVRSGREQNQSPVSEESFVEEAPAAE, from the coding sequence ATGACTACAGTATCAATGCGCGATATGTTACAAGCGGGTGTACACTTTGGACACCAAACTCGTTATTGGAACCCAAAAATGAAACCATTTATTTTTGGTGCACGCAACAAAGTTCACATCATCAATCTTGAAAAAACAGTTCCTTTATTTAATGAAGCTTTAGCTGAATTAAACAAGATTGCAGCGCGTAAAGGTAAAATTTTATTTGTTGGTACAAAACGTGCAGCTAGCGAAGCGATTAAGCAAGCGGCTGAAAGTTGTGGCCAATACTATGTTAATCACCGCTGGTTAGGTGGTATGTTGACTAACTGGAAAACAGTTCGTCAATCAATCAAACGTCTAAAAGATTTAGAAACACAAGCTAGTGATGGTACATTTGACAAATTAACCAAAAAAGAAGCACTAATGCGTGCTCGTGAAATGGCGAAATTAGAAAATAGCTTGGGTGGAATTAAAAACATGGGTGGCTTACCCGATGTGATTTTTGTAATTGGTGCAGACCATGAACATATCGCAATCAAAGAAGCTAACAATTTAGGTATTCCAGTCATTGCTGTTGTTGATACTAACTCAGATCCAGATGGTATTGATTATATCGTTCCTGGTAATGATGATGCTATTCGTGCAATTCAATTATATGCAAATGCAGTTGCTGAAGCTGTTCGTTCTGGTCGTGAGCAAAACCAATCTCCAGTATCAGAAGAAAGCTTCGTTGAAGAAGCACCAGCAGCTGAGTAA
- a CDS encoding Imm52 family immunity protein, with the protein MFLRKKSSIYQLFDKNGVTKVGLEKITQKYKKNKNSFSGSIWDKNTEEAALCYFIYEKLLEKRFFLKIELDFKIDIRITKSQTVTEFILALVQKFNSAYIIVNGNYLPRKAVFPDRLSAGWMIYLPKAQLTHEIVPESSDVVSVKNEEGLVTGTLVVTLPHFFDTENADDIKAVNRVDIRLRELDLLPLYTDM; encoded by the coding sequence GTGTTTCTAAGAAAAAAGTCATCTATTTACCAGCTATTTGATAAAAATGGCGTAACTAAAGTTGGATTGGAAAAAATAACTCAAAAATATAAGAAAAATAAGAATTCTTTTAGTGGATCTATTTGGGATAAAAATACTGAAGAGGCAGCTCTATGTTATTTTATATATGAGAAACTTTTAGAGAAAAGATTTTTCCTTAAAATTGAATTAGATTTCAAAATAGATATTAGGATTACTAAATCTCAAACAGTCACTGAGTTCATTTTAGCCTTAGTTCAGAAATTTAATAGTGCCTATATTATAGTTAATGGAAATTATTTACCCCGAAAAGCTGTTTTTCCCGACAGACTATCAGCAGGCTGGATGATATATCTACCCAAGGCTCAATTAACGCACGAAATAGTACCCGAATCGTCGGATGTGGTAAGTGTCAAAAACGAGGAAGGACTGGTAACCGGAACGCTAGTGGTAACGTTGCCCCATTTTTTTGATACAGAAAATGCAGATGATATTAAAGCGGTGAATCGGGTTGATATTCGGCTACGTGAGTTGGATCTATTGCCATTGTATACAGACATGTAA
- a CDS encoding Imm52 family immunity protein, which yields MFNWTEFEDIAKYKDDKQLGTVIVSLDHMPSIENTEDVKTINRIDLRLRDADLLPIRSYL from the coding sequence ATGTTTAATTGGACAGAATTTGAAGATATAGCTAAATATAAAGACGATAAACAGCTAGGAACAGTGATTGTATCGCTTGATCATATGCCAAGTATTGAAAACACCGAAGATGTGAAAACAATCAATCGTATTGATTTAAGATTGCGTGATGCTGATTTATTACCAATAAGGAGTTATTTATAG
- a CDS encoding type VI secretion system Vgr family protein, whose protein sequence is MAKDPANQIPNDPVKQVQQFGKQLLHGLHELTGLAVSHNRYTLTVDGLNAPVSVLKVNGEEQLNQPWQYTIEFTCTDKQLSIETLLNQKASFCFNPFSGNLLNTAIRSLTDLPTTGQARTLYGVITAFSLLSVSRDEAHYRVVLSPRLARLSLSRNSAIFQNQSVISVVETVLRSHEFTGIDYRLELKAAYPEREFITQWQESDLAFIQRLLADIGVWFRFETHAEHHCDVIVISDDEQGYHQAADIDYKQPSGMTDDGVESVWDIRLDSQVVESSVKVQDYNYRDAKASLLSDVNSQPKEATTYGTDYRYAEHYKGLNTNGVKTAQGDDESQSSDNDDSADEKDNSRHIESGQWYARIRHEHAISEKIIISGKSNHYNLAPGQRIHITGSPLADIDDGVIILSVEGQGNRTDAYELRFTAIPYQAFKPYRPKPIAWPTVGGTLPARVTSPDNDTYGYIDTQGRYRVKFNFDLKNWKNGEESLWVRLAKPYAGNTYGFHFPLIDGTEVAIAFTDSNPDRPYIAHAMHDSAHPDHVTTINKHRNVIRTPANNKLRMDDKRGQEHIKLATEYGKTQLNLGHLVDQNKTPRGEGFELRTDDWGAIAAEKGLYLTSQTEPKAQGKQLDMQGAITQLENALSIAKSLQQAAQQSEAHDADTDSQDQLKANLTELAQSGILAYAQEGIALTSPENIQLSTGNSVSITAENQTDITALKNITVSSGEAIGLFAHKSGMKVFANQGDINLQAQNANLNMAAKQDINIDSVDGKLTITASKELTLICGGSYIKISSKGIELGTPDNVKLKCNVMQKMGPKNMARNQLALPYIIGDYAVKFICKDETGKIYANERYIATLPDGRKIQGQTDKNGYTQSFHSINENETITLELISR, encoded by the coding sequence ATGGCAAAGGACCCAGCCAACCAGATTCCAAACGACCCCGTCAAACAGGTACAGCAATTTGGTAAACAGTTACTCCATGGACTCCATGAACTGACCGGCTTAGCTGTCAGTCATAATCGTTATACCTTAACGGTTGACGGGTTAAATGCACCTGTTTCAGTATTAAAGGTTAATGGTGAAGAGCAGTTAAACCAGCCGTGGCAATACACAATAGAATTTACCTGTACTGATAAACAACTATCGATTGAAACCCTGCTGAATCAAAAAGCTTCGTTCTGCTTTAACCCGTTTAGCGGCAATTTGCTTAATACAGCGATACGCTCCTTAACGGACTTACCGACAACAGGACAAGCCCGCACCCTTTATGGGGTAATTACTGCATTTAGTCTGCTGTCGGTCAGCCGGGATGAAGCGCATTATCGGGTGGTGTTATCGCCAAGATTAGCCCGACTATCACTGAGCCGCAACAGCGCTATCTTTCAAAACCAAAGTGTCATTAGTGTGGTTGAAACGGTGTTACGCAGCCATGAATTTACCGGCATTGATTACCGTTTGGAATTAAAAGCGGCCTATCCGGAAAGAGAATTTATCACCCAATGGCAGGAGAGTGATTTAGCCTTTATTCAGCGACTGTTAGCCGATATCGGTGTCTGGTTTCGTTTTGAAACGCATGCCGAGCATCATTGTGATGTCATTGTTATCAGTGATGATGAACAAGGTTATCATCAGGCGGCCGATATCGATTACAAACAGCCGAGCGGTATGACCGATGACGGCGTTGAAAGCGTATGGGATATCCGGTTAGACAGTCAGGTAGTCGAGTCCTCAGTCAAGGTGCAGGATTATAACTACCGGGATGCCAAAGCCAGTTTACTCAGTGATGTCAACAGTCAACCGAAAGAGGCCACCACCTACGGAACGGATTACCGCTATGCTGAGCACTATAAAGGCTTAAATACAAATGGCGTAAAAACCGCGCAGGGTGATGATGAAAGCCAGTCAAGTGACAATGATGACAGCGCTGATGAAAAAGATAATAGCCGCCATATTGAAAGCGGACAGTGGTATGCACGTATTCGTCATGAACACGCAATCAGTGAAAAAATCATCATCAGCGGAAAAAGCAACCACTACAATCTGGCACCGGGGCAACGGATTCACATAACAGGCAGCCCGCTGGCTGATATCGATGACGGCGTGATTATTTTAAGTGTGGAAGGACAAGGTAACCGCACCGATGCTTATGAGCTACGCTTTACGGCGATACCGTATCAAGCCTTTAAACCTTACCGGCCAAAACCGATAGCCTGGCCGACAGTCGGCGGAACATTACCGGCACGGGTCACCAGTCCGGATAATGACACTTACGGTTATATCGATACGCAAGGTCGCTATCGGGTCAAATTCAACTTTGACTTAAAAAACTGGAAAAACGGTGAAGAGAGCCTGTGGGTCAGATTAGCCAAACCGTATGCCGGCAACACCTATGGCTTTCACTTTCCGTTAATTGACGGCACAGAAGTAGCGATAGCCTTTACCGACAGCAACCCCGACAGACCGTATATTGCCCATGCCATGCACGACAGTGCCCACCCTGACCATGTCACCACGATAAACAAACACCGTAATGTGATACGTACTCCGGCCAATAACAAATTGCGCATGGATGACAAACGGGGGCAGGAGCATATCAAACTGGCAACCGAATACGGTAAAACGCAACTTAATCTGGGTCACTTAGTTGACCAAAACAAAACACCACGGGGTGAAGGGTTTGAACTTCGCACGGATGACTGGGGTGCCATTGCGGCCGAAAAAGGCTTATACCTGACCAGCCAAACCGAGCCAAAAGCGCAAGGCAAACAACTGGATATGCAAGGCGCGATTACCCAGCTGGAAAATGCCTTATCGATAGCCAAATCACTCCAGCAAGCCGCTCAACAATCGGAAGCCCACGATGCCGACACCGACAGTCAGGACCAGCTCAAGGCCAACTTAACTGAACTGGCGCAAAGTGGCATCTTAGCTTATGCGCAAGAAGGCATCGCATTAACCAGTCCGGAGAACATCCAGCTATCAACCGGTAACAGCGTGAGTATCACGGCGGAAAACCAAACCGACATCACGGCATTAAAAAACATCACGGTATCATCGGGAGAAGCGATAGGGCTATTTGCCCACAAATCGGGGATGAAGGTTTTTGCTAATCAAGGGGATATCAACCTGCAAGCCCAAAATGCCAACCTGAATATGGCCGCAAAACAAGATATCAACATTGACAGTGTTGACGGCAAACTGACCATTACTGCCAGCAAAGAGCTAACCCTAATCTGTGGCGGCTCGTATATCAAAATCAGCAGTAAAGGCATAGAGCTGGGCACACCAGATAACGTTAAGCTTAAATGTAATGTGATGCAGAAGATGGGGCCGAAAAATATGGCCCGTAATCAATTAGCATTACCGTATATTATTGGTGATTATGCGGTTAAATTTATCTGTAAAGATGAGACCGGAAAAATCTATGCCAATGAACGTTATATTGCTACGTTACCCGATGGTAGGAAGATACAAGGGCAAACCGATAAAAATGGATATACCCAATCATTTCATTCTATAAATGAAAATGAAACAATTACACTGGAATTAATTAGTAGGTAA